A portion of the Mustela erminea isolate mMusErm1 chromosome 19, mMusErm1.Pri, whole genome shotgun sequence genome contains these proteins:
- the LOC116579135 gene encoding LOW QUALITY PROTEIN: zinc finger protein 345-like (The sequence of the model RefSeq protein was modified relative to this genomic sequence to represent the inferred CDS: substituted 1 base at 1 genomic stop codon) → MASSQGQLTFRDVAIEFSEEEWGRLTHTQRQLYRDVMLENYGHLLFLGLIVSKPDLVSFLEQKKDPSDVKRKKTVVFDPAVSSQGTLSFLPKPCKEASFQDVSMGQYKHNVLDKLHLMIDWDNDHKGHIQIETTAHNENLTAHNGERYKIFCKTFLFKSISSAKQGVSVSSSNPILKRTYLWMENVEHLESYLACAEHNDLNNFENRIGLTFHSDISKLQGFQHGETTAKWDPFERSFTKDSTLPNSQSIFNGEGIVQGSESEKKIHQGSNVNKHLRTHFAENHFKHIKCGEVFYQRSNLLSNSMHIKENPYIFNEYERDFNQSSSVGDHSVIHVGKNPYRYKKPRNMFSQPPRIHIHKTVCTGDKTYKCKECGKVFNQQSYLTQHHKTHTGEKPYKCKECGKDFIQQSSLNQHHRIHNGEKPYKCQECGKAFSQLSNLSQHHRIHTGERPYKCHQCGKAFKQHSALAQHHKIHTGEKPYKCKECGKAFNHDSSLTQHHRIHTGEKPYKCEECGKAFRQHSHLTQHHRIHTREKPYKCKECGKAFRRKTHLTQHQRIHTGEKPYQCKECGKAFVLHSGLTQHQRIHTGEKPYKCKECGKAFINQSSHTQHQRSHTGDKPLKCKECGKAFKWNSALSVHHKLHTGEKPYKCEECGKAFILHSGLVQHQRIHTGEKPYQCKECGKAFILHSGLTQHQRIHANEKPYKCKECGKAFIHQSFLTQHQRIHTGEKPLKCKECGKAFKWNSALSVHQRIHTREKSXKCKECGQGFIQQSYLTQHHSSYWSKSYKFEDCERVWKDC, encoded by the exons GGACAGCTGACCTTCAGGGATGTGGCCATAGAATTCTCCGAGGAGGAGTGGGGACGCCTGACCCACACTCAGCGGCAACTGTACAGGGATGTGATGTTGGAGAACTATGGACACCTGCTCTTCTTGG GTCTCATTGTGTCAAAGCCTGATTTGGTCTCCTTTTTGGAGCAAAAGAAGGACCCTTCGGAtgtgaagagaaagaagacagtggTCTTTGATCCAG CTGTATCTTCACAGGGCACCCTGAGCTTCCTGCCAAAGCCATGCAAAGAAGCTTCATTTCAAGATGTGTCAATGGGCCAATATAAACATAATGTCCTTGATAAGTTACATTTGATGATAGACTGGGATAATGATCATAAAGGACATATCCAAATTGAGACTACTGCCCATAATGAGAATCTCACTGCCCATAATGGtgaaagatacaaaatattttgtaaaacctTCCTTTTTAAGTCCATTAGTTCTGCAAAACAGGGTGTTTCTGTAAGCAGCTCCAATCCAATACTCAAACGTACATATTTATGGATGGAGAATGTGGAACATTTGGAAAGTTACCTAGCCTGTGCTGAACATAATGATttgaacaattttgaaaataggATTGGATTGACCTTTCATTCAGATATTTCTAAACTTCAGGGATTTCAACATGGAGAAACAACTGCTAAGTGGGATCCATTTGAGAGGTCCTTCACTAAAGACTCAACCCTTCCAAATTCCCAGAGTATTTTCAATGGAGAGGGAATTGTTCAAGGCAGtgaatctgagaaaaaaattcatcaaGGCTCAAATGTTAATAAACACCTGAGGACTCATTTTGCAGAGAACCATTTCAAACATATTAAATGTGGGGAAGTCTTTTATCAAAGATCCAACCTTCTGTCTAACAGTATGCATATAAAAGAGAATCcttatatatttaatgaatatgaAAGAGATTTTAACCAGTCCTCCAGTGTTGGTGATCATTCAGTAATTCATGTGGGGAAAAACCCATACAGATATAAGAAACCCAGGAACATGTTTAGTCAGCCACCAAGAATACATATACATAAGACAGTTTGTACTGGAGATAAAACTtacaaatgtaaagaatgtggcaaGGTCTTTAACCAGCAGTCATACCTTACTCAACATCACAaaactcatactggagagaaaccttataaatgtaaagaatgtggcaaGGACTTTATCCAGCAATCAAGCCTAAATcagcatcacagaattcataatggggagaaaccttacaaatgtcaagaatgtggcaaggcctttagcCAGCTTTCAAACCTTAGTCAACACCACAGAATCCATACTGGAGAGAGGCCTTACAAATGTCACCAATGTGGCAAGGCCTTCAAGCAGCACTCAGCCCTTGCTCAACATCACAAaattcacacaggagagaaaccatataaatgtaaagaatgtggcaaaGCCTTTAACCATGACTCAAGCCTCACTcagcatcacagaattcatactggagagaaaccttacaaatgtgaagaatgtgggaaggcctttaggCAACACTCACACCTTACTcagcatcacagaattcatactagAGAGAAGCCttataaatgtaaagaatgtggcaaggcctttaggAGAAAGACACACCTTActcaacatcagagaattcatactggagagaaaccttaccaatgtaaagaatgtggcaaggcctttgtCCTCCATTCAGGCCTTActcaacatcagagaattcatacaggtgagaaaccttacaaatgtaaagaatgtggtaAGGCCTTTATCAATCAATCAAGCCATACTCAACATCAAAGAAGTCATACTGGAGACAAACCTCTTAAGTGcaaagaatgtgggaaggcctttaagTGGAACTCAGCCCTTAGTGTACATCACAAacttcatactggagagaaaccttataaatGTGAAGAATGTGGTAAGGCCTTTATCCTTCATTCAGGCCTTGTTcagcatcagagaattcatactggagagaaaccttaccaatgtaaagaatgtggcaaggcctttatcCTCCATTCAGGCCttactcagcatcagagaattcATGCTAatgagaaaccttacaaatgtaaagaatgtggcaaggcctttatcCATCAGTCATTCCTTACTCAACATcaaagaattcatactggagagaaacctctTAAGTGTAAAGAATGCGGGAAGGCCTTTAAGTGGAACTCAGCCCTTAGTGTGCATCAAAGAATTCATACTAGAGAGAAGTCTtagaaatgtaaagaatgtggccaGGGCTTTATCCAGCAGTCATACCTTACACAACATCACAGTTCCTACTGGAGCAAGTCTTACAAATTTGAAGACTGTGAGAGAGTTTGGAAGGACTGCTAA